The genomic window GCGCTTCCATCGTTTATGGCCCCACTGCACAACCTCAGTTTGAGACCATTGTTGCAGAAGACAACCAGATTTTTGAAATCGGAAAAGTAAAAATAAAAGCCCTGCACACTCCCGGTCATACCATGGAAAGTACTACTTACCTTCTGATTGACGAAAACGGGGTAGAAACTGCAATTTTCACAGGAGATACCTTATTTTTAGGAGACGTCGGAAGACCTGATCTTGCTCAAAAAGCAGGAAGCGTAACTCAGGAAGATCTTGCCGGAATTTTATACGACAGCCTGCAAACGAAAATCATGCCTTTGGACGACAGCATTACTGTTTATCCGGCTCACGGTGCAGGTTCTGCGTGTGGAAAAAATATGCAGAAAGAAACGGTTGATATTTTAGGAAACCAAAAAAGAACAAACTACGCTCTTAATCAGCCTGATAAAGAATCATTTATCAGAGAGGTTCTAGACGGATTAACCGCTCCTCCTAAATATTTCGGAATGAATGTTGCCATGAATAAAGGAGGATATCAAAGTTTTGAAACAGTAATGGATAAAGGCTTAACGCCAATTTCTGTTGAAGATTTCGAAGCTTACGCAGAAGAAACAGGAGCGTTGATTTTAGACACAAGAGGAGCTGCAGAATTCCATAAAGGATTTGTTCCGAATTCTATAAATATCGGCTTAAAAGGTGATTTTGCTCCTTGGGTAGGAACTTTGATTGTCGATGTAAAACATCCTATATTATTGGTAGCTGAAGAAGGAACTGAAGAAGAAGCTATTACAAGATTAAGCCGAGTTGGTTTCGATAATGTGGTAGGCTATTTAAAAGGAGGCTTTGATGTCTGGAAAAATACAGGAAAAGAAACCGACGAAGTAAAAAGAATTTCTCCGTCCGAATTTGCAGAACAGTTCAAAGAAGATTCTAAAGTGATTGATGTAAGAAAACTGACGGAATATTCTGCAGAACATATTGACAATGCATATAATAAACCTTTAGATACCATCAGCGATTGGGTAACCTCTGTTGATGATTCCGAACATTTCTTCTTGCATTGCGCAGGAGGATACAGAAGTATGATTGCCGCAAGCATCCTTAATTCCCACGGAATCAGAAACTTCACTGAAGTAGAAGGAGGTTTCAACGGCATTAAAAAAACAGAAAAACTTCCGACAACAGATTTTGTTTGTCAGTCGAAAACTTTGTAAAAATACAGCCATGTCACAAAAATTCCAGGAAATTATAGATTCCGAAAGGCCGGTCTTAATCGACTTTTTTGCAACCTGGTGTCAACCCTGCAAAGTACAGTCCTCGGTTTTAAATACGGTAAAAGAAAATGTAGGCGAAGGAGCAAGAATCATCAAAGTAGATGTGGATCAATATCCTGCTCTTGCCGCTCAGTACGGTGTTCGCGGCGTTCCAACCCTAGCGATCTTCAAAAAAGGAGAAATGCTCTGGAAAGAAAGCGGCGTTCATGACGTCAATACTTTAACCCAACTTTTAAAAGAATATGCTTAAAACTGTGATTTTTCACAGTTTTTTTATTTTTAATTACAGCAGATTCATACAGGTATTTAAGTGGTTTTTACGCAAAGTTTCATT from Chryseobacterium camelliae includes these protein-coding regions:
- a CDS encoding MBL fold metallo-hydrolase, translating into MKVEQIYTGCLAQGAYYIVSENEAAIIDPLREIKPYLDRLEKDGVTLKYIFETHFHADFVSGHLDLSKKTGASIVYGPTAQPQFETIVAEDNQIFEIGKVKIKALHTPGHTMESTTYLLIDENGVETAIFTGDTLFLGDVGRPDLAQKAGSVTQEDLAGILYDSLQTKIMPLDDSITVYPAHGAGSACGKNMQKETVDILGNQKRTNYALNQPDKESFIREVLDGLTAPPKYFGMNVAMNKGGYQSFETVMDKGLTPISVEDFEAYAEETGALILDTRGAAEFHKGFVPNSINIGLKGDFAPWVGTLIVDVKHPILLVAEEGTEEEAITRLSRVGFDNVVGYLKGGFDVWKNTGKETDEVKRISPSEFAEQFKEDSKVIDVRKLTEYSAEHIDNAYNKPLDTISDWVTSVDDSEHFFLHCAGGYRSMIAASILNSHGIRNFTEVEGGFNGIKKTEKLPTTDFVCQSKTL
- a CDS encoding thioredoxin family protein — translated: MSQKFQEIIDSERPVLIDFFATWCQPCKVQSSVLNTVKENVGEGARIIKVDVDQYPALAAQYGVRGVPTLAIFKKGEMLWKESGVHDVNTLTQLLKEYA